The Prunus dulcis chromosome 3, ALMONDv2, whole genome shotgun sequence genome segment CTTGACTTGCAAATCAGTGGTCTCTGGTTCCAACCCTCCACCttcttgtagtttagactattattattttttttttcaaaaatttagaAACACGCTAGTTCATAATTCCATTGACTAATTTCcaataagtttttttctttttttataagcGATATTTGGTGAAGGGGAAATCGAACTTGGAGACCTTGAGTGCATGGGTAAATGTTAATTTCCAATAAGCTTTAACTTAAACAAATACGTATTAAATGCAATCAAAAAACACATgttatcaaaatgaaaatgaaaatgaaaataagacTTTTTTGGACTTTAATAGGTTAGTACTACTAGGTTATTTATAAAACATGTTGTTGATGCCCAAAATCGGAGATCAACTTAGGTGTAAAAGTGTTACTTCTTCAGCAGGACAAGAGAGTTGTGGACCTTCAGCAAGGAGAGATCCTGCAGAAGAAATAGGGAAGAAGCAATTATCAAGCTTCAGATACTGGTGTGGTAGTTgtcgaaggctctccgatgcttaagtcagcAAGTATGGGATGCGTTAtaattttggcagagtaacagtaaaggTAAAAAGTAGTTACCTTTTTTTacaaagtttcaatgtgggactttgtgcaaatTGTTGTGGTGGTGACATGTGTCTGCAGTTCTAGGTTCTGTAGTTTGAGAGCATTGGCAGTCGTTTCTGTAGGCGACTATTGCTCCGAAGCGAGGTATCCCTTCGGCAGGTTAAGAAGATAATGACGTCATTAGTATTTTAAGGATCACCCAAGTGTCTTTTCTTGGGCAATTGGCGCATGTGCCTGTTTACTTGGTGCCGAATGTGCTTGGTcgattatggtgtaaacacaTGTTAGATATAtatgtttgatttttgtttttatccCCAAAACCTCCCTTGACTACAACACATTGTAGCCCTTGGAGTAGTTCTGCTCTTGCTCCCACTTCACCAAATATATGTTGTCCATATATTACACTTGAGTTATACTGCAGGTGAGGATGCTTGTTGAGAGTAAATTGTCATTATAATAGAATGCTTTGAAAATTTGGTTGTTTTCCACTTGACTTTTTCGTTAGCGGCTGACTGTAATTTCTCGTTGAGCATCAGTTGTATCCCCATCCAATTATACAAGAgcattatttaatttcaaagaTAAATTCGGGTGCTAATGTTTTTTACTAGGTTCCCACTTTAAAACATCAGCAATTTCAACTAGGCCATACATGACCAGTACTTTTACAAACTTCCTAAAtgtgtatttatagagtgTGTTCTGGACAGGAGCATAAATAAAACTACTTATCCCTTGGAAACTCCCTTCTCGCTACTTATCTCTTTAGACAATATAGCCTGCTTATCCCTTAGAAATGACACCTGCTTTGGAGCAGAATTTTTCTGAATATAGGAGTTGTTCATCTGGGACATCAAATTGAAGACATCACGGCAGATTGAACTCTTACAAAGAGCagttaaaagtaaaaaaaaggagagtaGGTGCtctttcaaagaaaaacaggAGAGTAATTACCATAAGAACTGACTATTGATAGTTCTTTGACAGAGTAGATAAAaatcccttttttctttgacatttaaaataaaagatcttggttttagaaaatatgccgcccattattaaaagattagaaatCCCACTCTAGCATTTCCTATAAAAatgagaggaggtgaactAATCAAAGGACAGCCAAAAATcagtcaaaaacaaaaactcaaaatgatcacttgatctcaaaagccttcaaaACATTGAAgtaaccaaaagctcattgagccacaagaaacaaGTCAGCTATAATCCAGAATCTCTAAACTTCAATTCAGTTTTAGAGAAATAGTCATTCAAagcgagatttctctcgttacaaatttggtttagCATAAGCCAAATTTAGCAAAGTTCGagttttacaaatatgaaaacctcaacaaatttatggagaaccctgatcaagcagaacatgtactacagtgcagttccagctcaATAGTCATCAAGTCCAGTCACTTCTACCCCTTCCAGACTGAAGAGGTTCCAATTCTGCCCattcaaaaagccttccagggcttgaaatagattaaagctctgccacactcgaacgttggtatcgatttatagctgaaacttgacagttgaaggtgttgataGTCCAATCCAGCACAGACATACCCAGTTTAGCCTGGATCAGAAGTATTTGTCTAGGCATAAATTGAAGTCCGGTgctctttttgtctttttagaGTTGGTCTCCCTTTTTTGAGCTTTGTAAAAGGCAAAGCCTAAAACAGTtcactttcttatcatttattctgggcagaactaccagttttatactgtgaaaaattgtgaagtcctcaccagtctgaggtaagaaaagaacttacttgggagataattctcacccaaattcacaatcgcttgtttagaaatcagtaatttagggcgcaagttatctatttttaagaagtctgctaggattttcattgctagcagtggcacgctcgcacacaaaagaaagttgacttgttgaccagtcaatggttttcgagacaatggggaactttaccctaccatcacaggaacaaatataaaacgggtgaacatACGCAATTACCAAGAACACTCCAACTCAACATGTAATTCTCTATAACAAATAATGTGTGTAGTAACATAATTTATTAGTACTCGAGAGGCAAACATTCCcatacaaaaagaagaagaaaaaaattgaactctcaaattgattttctataaaatttcTGTCTCAATATCTGCTTTGAAGATAtcgaaactagcaaattaatatctacaAAGTATAACTAATGCCCAACTAGAAgggtattttcttttaatttttttaaataaatagtatagtcgtaCGGTTACACTCCTTTCAAATATAATATACTTAAAGGGCTGTTTGTTAGAAGGGATTGGCTTTGACCTTTACTCAAAAGAAAACTGATTATAGATGAGATCCGAAAGACTTTTCAATGCCCATTTTACTGTCCTGttggaaaataaaagggaTAAACGGGGGGCATTTTCGTCATTACACTGTGCTTAGAAACAATGTCTAGTTGGATTGAgctttagtatatataaatttcatGCCCACTTCTGTCTTTTGGCTCACGCTTTAATAAGGGTTATTGGTATTTATAAATGTTTTTCGTATTGTATGCATGTTTTGCCACCTAAAACAATATGAATATGTTGCTATTAGCTCAACCCTGTCAAGCATTCAGTTAAACTTCACTGGCAGTGCTCTGTTTTaatgtaaagaaaagtaaaaaaaataaaataaaatattgaacGTACACttaaaatacaacaaaatcaTAACTTAGAGGACAATTAATCAACATTTGCGATAGGTTGTGATTTTCAGTTGAAGGCTCGTGATCAGCTTTGGATTTGAAGATGACCAGCCAAACAAATGGAATAGGGAGTTGGAATAAATTGTTCAGCGGGAACATATCAAGCAAGAACATTTGCTTTGGCATCAAGAAGCAGGGGAACATTTCTCACTTGTTGTGATGATAATATGTTGGCATGAATGTCAATCCACAATCTTGTCAAACAATGAAACAAGTTTCTCACCACCGGTTGTATTACTGGTACGCTGTTTTAAAAGTTCACATTTTAGTCCTCGAACGTTCAAATTAATCAATAGGTCCTTTATATTTTGGTGTCACATCAATTTGGTCTTTGTTGTTGCATTCCAACAAAACTTTGTTAAAACTGGTCACATATCATCACTTGACCAACTTATTCCACCAAAATATAGCTCAATTAGTCCTAGAACTCAAATTTTGCTCAACAAAATCATCTGCTTTTCATTTAAGGTTTCACATTTAGGTTTCGTCAAGGAGAGTACACAGCCTTGTTGAGCAACatatgtaatatttttttcctttgttttttagggtttcaatttcttcatccAAATATAGGGTTAAGGATCACATTAATTGATTGAAAAGTTTGAGAATTCAAATGAGGacttttgaaaaattcaaggaCCATTCATGATAAAAACCCTTCTCAGTACCTTTCTATCTGGAGGCTGCATTTGTTGAAGCTGTTACATACAATACCATGTGACATAGTGCAGTGGCAAATATACAGGTGGGACACTTCTGAACTCTTATGTCACACAAATAGTAACCTCTCACTTTCAATCAATTTCATTTCAGTaattccaatatatttttctcccaaaaaaatcaaagtcaaGGAACCTTGATTAGAGAAAAGTCTATGAAAAAGTTGTGCATAttgaaaaatagacaaaatcGAATTAGTTTTCCAAGTCATGTGCATTGAGTTGAATGGCTCCTTTAATAAGTTATCTTTTCAATTCTTACCTAAAACCGATAAACACTCTCATTTTAAAGACTCTCAAACTTTCAGTAGCTGCCAAGTCAAGTGATAAAGACAACAAATATATAAGTTTCATGGACCACATTATTTGAACGTTTGGTGAGAGATTaaagagggaaaaaagaagaagttgaaaATGGACCATTAATGCTACTAAAGGGGTAAAGCTACGTGAAAGGCACGTGAGTTTGATTTCTGAGTCGCCTAAGGCAACTGAGAATAGCCATGCACCaagaataaataataaatattaataataatgttCCAAGCCTTAGTCAAGATATAGCTAGTGATGAGTTCTTGACTCAAAAGAAAACTGATTATAGATGAGATCTGAAAGACTTTTCAATGCTCAACTAAACCTCAAAGACTAACCCACACTATATATAACTAGTAAGGCACAACCCTTACAATATTTGTATACCGCACAAACAATAACCATGACATCTTTAACTTCCGCTAAACTATCCTTCTTGCCTTATTGCCTTGTCATCTTCTTGTTTGTTTCATCACCAAATTGGGTTGCTTTTCCTTCTGTTACTTCAACTTCTCATACTGAAGCAAAGGCTCTTCTCAAATGGAAAGCCAGCTTATTTCCAAATAAAGCCCTCAATTCTCTCACCTGGTATGACCCTCCCACTCATAATGCTACCAATTCTTCCAGTAgcaatccaaaacaaaaaacaggcCCATGCACTTGGACTGGTGTTTCATGCAACGCAGCTGGAAGTGTCAATGGGATAGACCTTTCCAATAGGGGTATTCAAGGTATGCGACATGAATTTTCATTCTTGTCCTTCCCTAATCTTGAATATCTTAACCTTAGCTTGAACGAACTCTTTGATGCCATCCCACCTCAAATCAGTAACCTCTCCAAACTCCACTATGTCGATCTCTCTGTAAATGAGTTGTCTGGGAGAATCCCACCAGAAATCAATCTCTTGAGAAATCTTACATATCTTGGTCTCTTTGTAAATCATTTGTTGGGGGAAATTCCTCCAAATATTGGTAACTTAATAAAGTTAAACATTTTGTGCTTGGATGACAATAACCTTTCTGGTTTGATTCCCAAGGAGATAGGGAACTTGAAATCTCTTGTAGAACTGTGGTTATCCAACAACAATTTGAGAGGTCTCATCCCTCCAAATATTGGTAACTTAATAAAGCTAAATGGTTTGTATATGTACAACAATAAATTTTCTGGTTTGATTCCCAAGGAGATGTGGAACTTGAAATCTCTTGTAAATCTAGACTTGGGCAAGAATCAACTCAATGGTTCAATTCCTGCTTCAATCGGTGATTTGCGCAACTTGGAATCCTTCTACCTAGCTGATAACCACCTTTCCGGACCCATCCCCCAAGAGATGGAGAATCTCAAGATGTTGACTAATTTGCAGTTGAGAAACAACCAATTTTCTGGTCATCTGCCCCAAAATATTTGCTAAGGTGGAAAACTCACAAACTTTTCTGTATTCAGAAACTATTTGACTGGTTTAATCCCCAGAAGCTTAAAAAACTGCACGAGCTTATTCAGAGTCCGTCTTGACCATAACCAATTTACAGGCAATATATCTGAAGCGTTTGGTGTTTATCCGAATCTTGATTTTATGGATGTGTTGTATGGAGAAATCTCACACAATTGGCAAAAATGCCCAAAGTTGACAACCCTACGGCTTGCGGAAACAACCTTACTGGGAGCATCCCACCTGAGATAGGCAATGCAACCCAAATTCATGAGCTAGATCTCTCTTTGAATCATTTAGTTGGGTTGATTCCAAGAGGACTCGGGAGACTGACTTTTTTTGGAGAGGTTGATGTTGAATGGTAATCAACTTTCAGGTCGTATACCCTCTGAATTCGGATCATTGACTGATCTTGATTAACTTGACTTGTCAACAAATAAATTCAGTGACTCAATTCCCAGCATTCTAGGTGACTTGCTCAAATTATACCGTCTGAATTTGAGCAACAACAAGTTATCTCAAGCAATTCCACTTCAGTTGGGGaagttagttcaattgaatGAACTGGATTTAAGTTATAACTCTCTTGAAGGTAGCATACCATCAGCAATAAGCAATATGGAGAGTTTGATGACACTCAATCTTTCCCACAACAATCTTTCGGGTTCCATACCATCAAGTTTCGAAGAGATGCACGGCTTGTCGTACGTTGACATATCCTACAATCACTTGGAAGGTCCCCTTCCCAACATTAGTGCATTTCGAGAAGCTCCGTCAGAAAGATTGAAAGAGAACAAACGATTGTGTGGAAAAGTTGGAGCTTTGTTGCCACCTTGCAATGCACATGGCTCAAAAAAGGACCACAAGGTCATATTATCTGTTCTAGCAGTATTTGTACTTCTATCTGCACTCTTTACAATTGTTTTTGTAATAGtgcaaagaaagaagaagcatCAAGATACTAAACAAAACCACATGCATGGAGAAATTTCCTTTTcggttttaaattttgatggaaaatCAATGTATGAGGAAATCATAAGGGCAACAGAAGATTTTGATTCCACATATTGCATTGGGAAGGGAGGACATGGAAGCGTCTACAGAGTGAATTTGTCATCTGGAGACGTAGTGGCCGTGAAGAAACTCCATCTGCTATGGGATGGCGAGATAGAATTTCAGAAGGAGTTCTTGAATGAAGTAAGGGCACTTAGTGAGATAAGACATCGGAATATTGTGAAGCTCTATGGTTTCTGTGCACATAAACGACACTCATTTTTGGTGTATGAGTATCTTGAAAGATGTAGCTTGGCCGCAATATTGAGCAAAGAGGAAGAAGCTAAAGAGTTGGGGTGGAGTAAAAGGGTGAATATTGTTAAAGGCTTAGCTCATGCCTTGTCTTACATGCACCACGATTGCTTGCCACCGATTGTACATCGTGACATCTCAAGCAAGAACATTTTGTTGGATTCTGAATATGAGGCCTGTGTTTCAGACTTTGGCACTGCTAAGTTTTTAAATCCAGACTCAACTAATTGGACTACCGCTGCAGGCACATATGGTTACATGGCACCAGGTAATATTGTGATTCCCTGTTCTCTGTATTTAGCACTTTtaagcttttgtttttataccAATGCTTCATTTTTATCATTAGGAGCGGTAACATAAACACATTGGATTTCTTtgatttagaaaataaaactattaGATATTTTTTATGTGAATGATGATggaaaattttcttatttaattcttttttttcttcaccgTCCAGCTTCTATTAAGCTATCTTTTTTAGTTCTGAAAAAGAACCAAATTTCCTCGAATTTGTAGGTTGTGTTTCAAtcaattattaatttgatTGGGAAATTGTGACTTCCTCACTTCCTTTTTCTGCAAAGCAATGTTTTGAACACTTCAATCTGAGTCTCTTATTATACGTGTGCACAATTGATGCATGATACAATTTCTTCTATGTGCTTTTTCTGAGCAGAGCTTGCATATACAATGGAAGTGAACGAAAAGTCCGATGTTTATAGCTTTGGAGTTGTCACACTGGAAATAATTATGGGAAGCCATCCAGGAGATGTTTTATCATCTTTATCATCCGGGGCATCATCTTCGTCCTCATCTGCATCACCTGCCCCTGAAATGCCAATTTCGAAAGTTCTGGACCAGCGCATCTCCCCACCCACAAAACAAGAAGCAGGGGAGGTGGTCTCTCTGGTGAAGATCGCATTTGCATCCTTGAATCCCAGTTCGCAGTGTCGTCCAACAATGAAGAAAGTTTCTCAGCTCCTGTCATCAACGCAGAGGCTGCATTTGTCAAAGCCATTACATATGACAACATGTGGTGAATTGCTTGCTCTTGATGGTTTCACTGCCTGATCAGGACATGTGCTGCTTTTCATTGGAGTCTGCCTTATTCTAATTCTTCTTAGATGTTTGGATTATTGTAATCTATTAGTATTTAGAAATATTTTTCGTAATGTATGAATGTATCAATTTGCCAACTAAAAGATTATGAATATGTTGCTATTAGCCCAACCCTGAAGAAGCATTCCGTTAAAACTTCACTTGCAGTGCTCTTTTTTAATGTACAGAATAGTGATTCCtcaacaaaaattttaaatttaaaaaaaaaatagtggaCGTATACTCAAAATACAACTAAATCATAAATTAGAGGCCGGATAAAGTGATGATTCAACATTTTCTTTGGAGGCACACATATTGAGACACGACACAAAATTCAAGTGGCATCAGtttgagtttcttttcttcttatttttttaaaatacttttAAACTTGATTCAagtttagtttttaaaaaaaaaaaaaaaaaaaaaacttcttttAAACTTGATTACGTAAAATGAATGACGTaactcctttttctttcttcttttgttcttgatagtccaaaatcaaaatggcatggaaaatgaaatttggcATTTGTTTCAGTCTCTGGAACCTGGACTCAACTAATTGGGAAGTCCTCTCTCTTGCTGTGATGATAATACGTTGGCATAAATAATGTCAATCCACAATCTCGTCAAACAATGAAACAAGTCTCTCAACACGGGTTTTTATTATAGGtagtttctttaaaattcttattttaGTCCTCAAACATTCTTATTTTAATATGatcttttatattttcgtCTACACATAAATTTGGTCTTTATTGTCGTATTCAAACAAAACTTTGTTAAAAATTGGTCACATATCATCACCTCAGTAACTTTAAAGGATATAtcatcaaaatataaatcaatTTAGTCCTAGAACTCAAATTTTTCCTCAATAAAATCATATGCTTTCCATTCGGGGTTTCACATTCAGGCTTCGTTAAGGAGAGTACACAGCCTTGTTGGGcaaaatatgtaattttttactctttttttcaGGGTTTCAATTCATTCATCCAAACAAAGTGTTAAGGATCATATTGATTGATTTGAAACTTTGAGAactcaaatgaaattttttgaaaaattcaaggaCCATTCATGACAAAAACCCTTTTCAGTATCTTTCTATTCGAAGAGGTTGCATTTGTTGCAGGGACAGTCACTAGAAGGGACTAATCTGGGCTATAGCCTATATGGGTTGTCATTTTATCAgcctaaaatttaatttagcTCACCCATGCCTACTAATAACAATCATGCCACGCTCACATCCAAAGACTTGAaggtttgcaatcttagttgggatgcctatgttagagtttcttcgatcctgCATGATTGTTAGTGGAGGCGCAccagattgtcttaattttaatgtcagaccgctccgttattgttatggccttttgtggctagtttgtactCTTTATAGCTAGTGGCTTTTTtagctgaattatgaa includes the following:
- the LOC117621675 gene encoding probable leucine-rich repeat receptor-like protein kinase At1g35710, which codes for MTSLTSAKLSFLPYCLVIFLFVSSPNWVAFPSVTSTSHTEAKALLKWKASLFPNKALNSLTWYDPPTHNATNSSSSNPKQKTGPCTWTGVSCNAAGSVNGIDLSNRGIQGMRHEFSFLSFPNLEYLNLSLNELFDAIPPQISNLSKLHYVDLSVNELSGRIPPEINLLRNLTYLGLFVNHLLGEIPPNIGNLIKLNILCLDDNNLSGLIPKEIGNLKSLVELWLSNNNLRGLIPPNIGNLIKLNGLYMYNNKFSGLIPKEMWNLKSLVNLDLGKNQLNGSIPASIGDLRNLESFYLADNHLSGPIPQEMENLKMLTNLQLRNNQFSGHLPQNIC
- the LOC117621676 gene encoding MDIS1-interacting receptor like kinase 2-like is translated as MPKVDNPTACGNNLTGSIPPEIGNATQIHELDLSLNHLVGLIPRGLGRLTFFGEVDVECDSIPSILGDLLKLYRLNLSNNKLSQAIPLQLGKLVQLNELDLSYNSLEGSIPSAISNMESLMTLNLSHNNLSGSIPSSFEEMHGLSYVDISYNHLEGPLPNISAFREAPSERLKENKRLCGKVGALLPPCNAHGSKKDHKVILSVLAVFVLLSALFTIVFVIVQRKKKHQDTKQNHMHGEISFSVLNFDGKSMYEEIIRATEDFDSTYCIGKGGHGSVYRVNLSSGDVVAVKKLHLLWDGEIEFQKEFLNEVRALSEIRHRNIVKLYGFCAHKRHSFLVYEYLERCSLAAILSKEEEAKELGWSKRVNIVKGLAHALSYMHHDCLPPIVHRDISSKNILLDSEYEACVSDFGTAKFLNPDSTNWTTAAGTYGYMAPELAYTMEVNEKSDVYSFGVVTLEIIMGSHPGDVLSSLSSGASSSSSSASPAPEMPISKVLDQRISPPTKQEAGEVVSLVKIAFASLNPSSQCRPTMKKVSQLLSSTQRLHLSKPLHMTTCGELLALDGFTA